One genomic segment of Mycolicibacterium gilvum includes these proteins:
- a CDS encoding glutamate decarboxylase yields the protein MPNVSRHSSLAPAYTGRMSMSPVPALRLPDESMEPEQAYRFIHDELMLDGSSRLNLATFVTTWMDPEAGQLMSETFDKNMIDKDEYPVTAAIEQRCVCMVADLFHAENLRDDDPSTAIGVSTVGSSEAVMLAGLAMKWRWRDKFAGKDGDGWKGRTPNLVMGSNVQVVWEKFCRYFDVEARYLPMEKGRYVITPEQVLDAVDEDTIGVVAILGTTFTGELEPVAEICAALDDLAAGGGCDVPVHVDAASGGFVVPFLNPLLVWDFRLPRVVSINVSGHKYGLTYPGIGFVVWRNAEHLPEDLVFRVNYLGGDMPTFTLNFSRPGNQVVGQYYNFLRLGRDGYTQVMHALADTAQWLARELEGMTGSDHKPVFEVITDGSAIPVVAFRLTEGAKFTVFDISALLRGYGWQVPAYTMPEDATDIAVLRIVVREGFSANLARALRDDLREVLGKLDKVGIGGFSDEEHFAH from the coding sequence ATGCCCAATGTTTCGCGTCACTCGTCGCTGGCCCCGGCCTACACCGGCCGAATGTCCATGTCGCCCGTCCCGGCGCTGCGCCTGCCCGACGAGTCGATGGAACCCGAGCAGGCATACCGATTCATCCATGACGAGTTGATGCTCGACGGCAGCTCGCGGCTGAACCTCGCGACGTTCGTGACGACGTGGATGGACCCCGAGGCCGGGCAGCTGATGTCGGAGACGTTCGACAAGAACATGATCGACAAGGACGAGTATCCGGTCACCGCCGCGATCGAGCAGAGATGCGTGTGCATGGTGGCCGACCTGTTCCACGCCGAGAACCTGCGCGACGACGATCCGTCCACGGCGATCGGGGTGTCGACCGTCGGCTCCAGCGAGGCCGTGATGCTCGCGGGCCTGGCGATGAAGTGGCGTTGGCGCGACAAGTTCGCCGGCAAGGACGGCGACGGCTGGAAGGGACGCACGCCGAACCTGGTGATGGGGTCGAACGTGCAGGTGGTGTGGGAGAAGTTCTGCCGCTACTTCGATGTCGAGGCGCGCTACCTGCCGATGGAGAAGGGCCGGTACGTCATCACCCCGGAGCAGGTGCTCGACGCCGTCGACGAGGACACCATCGGCGTCGTCGCGATCCTGGGAACGACGTTCACCGGCGAACTGGAACCGGTGGCCGAGATCTGCGCGGCGCTCGACGATCTCGCCGCCGGCGGCGGGTGTGACGTCCCGGTGCACGTCGACGCGGCCAGCGGCGGGTTCGTGGTGCCGTTCCTGAACCCTCTGCTCGTGTGGGACTTCCGGCTGCCGAGGGTGGTGTCGATCAACGTCAGTGGCCACAAGTACGGCCTGACCTATCCCGGCATCGGGTTCGTGGTCTGGCGCAATGCCGAGCATCTGCCCGAGGACCTGGTGTTCCGGGTGAACTACCTGGGCGGCGACATGCCGACCTTCACGCTGAACTTCTCCCGGCCCGGCAACCAGGTCGTCGGCCAGTACTACAACTTCCTGCGTCTGGGGCGCGATGGCTACACCCAGGTGATGCATGCGCTGGCGGACACCGCGCAGTGGCTGGCCCGTGAGCTGGAGGGGATGACCGGTTCCGATCACAAGCCGGTGTTCGAGGTGATCACCGACGGGTCGGCCATCCCGGTCGTGGCGTTCCGGCTGACCGAGGGTGCGAAGTTCACCGTGTTCGACATCTCGGCGCTGCTTCGCGGCTACGGGTGGCAGGTGCCGGCCTACACGATGCCCGAGGACGCCACCGACATCGCGGTGCTGCGGATCGTGGTGCGTGAGGGGTTCTCGGCGAACCTGGCCCGCGCGCTACGCGACGACCTGCGCGAGGTGCTGGGCAAACTCGACAAGGTGGGCATCGGTGGCTTCTCCGACGAGGA
- a CDS encoding STAS domain-containing protein yields the protein MMISTDQTRSGKFTVTPRRDGDLLVLHVTGDLDVLTAPTLSTHLDIALADAPPVVIVDISDVSFLSSAGIGLLVETHRLTERGGISLRVVADGAATSRPLRMMRIDEVIDLYATTDEAKAGRPA from the coding sequence ATGATGATCTCGACTGACCAGACGCGTAGTGGCAAGTTCACGGTGACGCCGCGCCGCGACGGTGACCTGCTGGTCCTACACGTGACCGGTGATTTGGACGTCTTGACGGCGCCCACGCTGAGCACCCACCTCGACATCGCCCTCGCCGATGCCCCGCCGGTGGTGATCGTCGACATCTCCGACGTGTCGTTCCTGTCGTCCGCCGGCATCGGCCTGCTCGTCGAGACCCACCGTCTGACCGAGCGCGGCGGCATCTCGCTGCGGGTCGTCGCCGACGGCGCAGCCACCAGTCGCCCGTTGCGCATGATGCGCATCGACGAGGTGATCGACCTCTACGCGACGACCGACGAGGCCAAAGCCGGACGCCCGGCCTGA
- the glmS gene encoding glutamine--fructose-6-phosphate transaminase (isomerizing) produces MCGIVGYVGQRPACDIVVDALRRMEYRGYDSSGVALVDGHGGLTVRRKAGRLANLEAALAEAGAESPAGATGLGHTRWATHGRPTDRNAHPHRDSSGKLAVVHNGIIENFAALRAELEAVGVEFASDTDTEVAVHLVAREYNHGDTAGDFPASVFAVLPRLEGHFTLVFAHADDPGTIVAARRSTPLVLGVGDGEMFVGSDVAAFIEHTREAVELGQDQAVVVTADGYRVTDFYGNDDAASARPFHIDWDLSAAEKGGYEYFMLKEIAEQPAAVSDTLLGHFVDNRIVLDEQRLSDQELRDIDKVFVVACGTAYHSGLLAKYAIEHWTRLPVEVELASEFRYRDPVLDSHTLVVAISQSGETADTLEAVRHAKEQKAKVLAICNTNGSQIPRECDAVLYTRAGPEIGVASTKTFLAQVAANYLVGLALAQARGTKYPDEVAREYHDLEAMPDLISRVLASSEPVVALAKQFATSQTVLFLGRHVGYPVALEGALKLKELAYMHAEGFAAGELKHGPIALIEDDLPVIVVMPSPKNSATLHSKLLSNIREIQARGAVTIVIAEEGDETVRPYADHLIEIPAVSTLFQPLLSTIPMQLFSAGVAQARGYDVDKPRNLAKSVTVE; encoded by the coding sequence ATGTGTGGAATCGTCGGCTACGTCGGGCAACGCCCTGCCTGCGACATCGTCGTCGACGCGCTTCGCCGCATGGAGTACCGCGGGTACGACTCCTCGGGTGTCGCGCTGGTCGACGGTCACGGCGGGCTCACCGTCCGCCGCAAGGCGGGCAGATTGGCCAACCTGGAGGCTGCGCTCGCGGAGGCGGGCGCCGAGAGCCCCGCGGGTGCGACGGGGCTCGGGCACACCCGGTGGGCCACCCACGGCCGTCCGACCGACCGCAACGCCCACCCCCACCGGGACTCCTCGGGCAAGCTCGCCGTCGTCCACAACGGCATCATCGAGAACTTCGCCGCGCTGCGCGCTGAGTTGGAGGCCGTCGGCGTCGAGTTCGCCAGCGACACCGACACCGAGGTCGCGGTGCACCTCGTCGCCCGCGAATACAACCACGGCGACACCGCGGGTGACTTCCCGGCGTCGGTGTTCGCGGTGCTCCCTCGTCTGGAGGGCCACTTCACGCTGGTCTTCGCCCACGCCGACGACCCCGGCACGATCGTCGCCGCGCGCCGCTCGACCCCGCTGGTGCTCGGCGTCGGCGACGGCGAGATGTTCGTCGGCTCGGATGTCGCGGCGTTCATCGAGCACACCCGCGAGGCCGTCGAGCTGGGCCAGGACCAGGCCGTGGTGGTGACCGCCGACGGCTACCGGGTCACCGATTTTTACGGCAACGACGACGCCGCCAGCGCGCGGCCGTTTCACATCGACTGGGATCTGTCGGCGGCCGAAAAGGGCGGCTACGAGTACTTCATGCTCAAGGAGATCGCCGAGCAGCCTGCCGCCGTCTCCGACACGCTGCTCGGGCATTTCGTCGACAACCGGATCGTCCTCGACGAGCAGCGGCTGTCCGACCAGGAGCTCCGCGACATCGACAAGGTCTTCGTGGTGGCCTGCGGCACGGCCTACCACTCGGGGCTGCTCGCCAAGTACGCGATCGAACACTGGACGCGGCTGCCCGTCGAGGTCGAGCTCGCCAGTGAGTTCCGCTACCGCGACCCGGTGCTCGACAGCCACACGCTCGTCGTCGCGATCTCGCAGTCCGGCGAGACGGCCGACACGCTGGAGGCCGTCCGGCATGCGAAGGAACAGAAGGCCAAGGTGCTGGCCATCTGCAACACCAACGGCAGCCAGATTCCGCGGGAGTGCGACGCGGTGCTCTACACCCGCGCCGGGCCGGAGATCGGTGTCGCGTCGACCAAGACCTTCCTCGCCCAGGTCGCCGCGAATTACCTTGTCGGACTTGCCCTCGCGCAGGCGCGCGGGACCAAGTACCCCGACGAGGTGGCCCGCGAGTACCACGATCTGGAGGCCATGCCGGACCTGATCTCGCGGGTGCTGGCGTCCTCGGAGCCGGTGGTCGCGCTGGCCAAGCAGTTCGCGACGTCGCAGACCGTGCTGTTCCTGGGCCGCCACGTCGGCTATCCGGTGGCGCTCGAAGGTGCGCTCAAGCTCAAGGAGCTCGCCTACATGCACGCCGAGGGTTTCGCGGCGGGTGAGCTCAAGCACGGTCCGATCGCGCTGATCGAGGACGACCTGCCCGTCATCGTGGTCATGCCGTCACCGAAGAACTCCGCGACGCTGCACTCCAAGCTGCTGTCGAACATCCGCGAGATCCAGGCCCGCGGGGCGGTGACCATCGTGATCGCCGAGGAGGGCGACGAGACGGTACGGCCGTATGCGGACCACCTCATCGAGATCCCGGCGGTCTCGACGCTGTTCCAGCCGTTGCTGTCGACCATTCCGATGCAGCTGTTCTCGGCCGGTGTGGCGCAGGCGCGCGGCTATGACGTGGACAAACCCCGCAACCTCGCGAAGTCGGTCACCGTCGAATAG
- a CDS encoding nuclear transport factor 2 family protein, which translates to MALRDELLELEHAGWKSLCDGTGDTFYGDLMTDDAVMVLANGMVMDRPTVVSALGQSPPWARYEIDDVRVIEIDDNTAALVYTGTGWRDGQDEPFVGAMSSVYHRTADGWALALYQQSQKS; encoded by the coding sequence ATGGCGCTGCGCGACGAACTCCTCGAACTCGAACACGCCGGCTGGAAGTCCTTGTGCGACGGCACCGGCGACACGTTCTACGGCGATCTGATGACCGACGACGCCGTCATGGTCCTCGCCAACGGCATGGTCATGGACCGGCCGACCGTGGTCTCTGCATTGGGCCAATCACCACCGTGGGCCCGGTACGAGATCGACGACGTCAGGGTGATCGAGATCGACGACAACACCGCCGCGCTCGTGTACACCGGCACGGGCTGGCGTGACGGGCAGGACGAGCCATTCGTCGGCGCCATGTCCTCGGTGTACCACCGCACCGCGGACGGGTGGGCGCTGGCGCTGTATCAGCAGTCGCAGAAGAGCTGA
- a CDS encoding NAD(P)H-hydrate dehydratase — protein sequence MRYFYSADAIRDAEAPLLASLPDGVLMRRAAYGLATAIAAELGTVSGKSVCAVVGSGDNGGDALWAATFLRRRGAGACAVLLDPERAHEKGLAAFRRAGGRIVETVPPTTDLVIDGVVGISGSGPLRPHAAEIFAAVDVAGIPVVAVDLPSGVDPYTGAADGAHVTPALTVTFGGFKPVHAFGDCGRLELVDIGLDLAPSDVGALDAGDVAACWPVPGPDDDKYTQGVTGVMAGSATYPGAAILCTGAAVAATSGMVRYAGTAAGEVVSHWPEVIATSTPASAGRVQAWVVGPGLGTDEVAAAALVHALETDLPVIVDADGLTILAAHPEIVQGRTAPTVLTPHAGEFARLAGSSPGAERVADTRRLADRFGATVLLKGNVTVVAEPDGQVYLNAAGNSWAATAGSGDVLSGVIGALLAAGLPTGQAAAAAAYVHSRAADLSARDPGPAAAPTSASRILAHLRTALASIL from the coding sequence ATGCGGTACTTCTACAGCGCCGATGCCATTCGCGACGCCGAGGCGCCCCTGCTGGCGTCGCTGCCCGACGGTGTGCTGATGCGCCGGGCCGCGTACGGCCTGGCCACCGCGATCGCGGCGGAACTCGGCACCGTGTCGGGAAAGTCGGTGTGCGCGGTCGTCGGCTCCGGCGACAACGGCGGCGACGCGCTGTGGGCGGCGACGTTTCTGCGCCGGCGGGGTGCTGGCGCGTGTGCAGTGCTGCTCGACCCTGAACGGGCCCATGAGAAAGGTCTCGCCGCGTTCCGCCGTGCGGGCGGACGTATCGTCGAAACCGTTCCGCCCACAACAGATCTGGTGATCGACGGGGTGGTCGGCATCTCGGGCAGCGGTCCACTTCGGCCCCACGCCGCCGAGATTTTCGCCGCCGTCGACGTCGCCGGCATCCCGGTGGTCGCGGTCGACCTGCCCAGCGGTGTCGACCCGTACACCGGTGCCGCGGACGGCGCACACGTGACGCCGGCGCTGACCGTCACGTTCGGCGGATTCAAACCCGTCCACGCGTTCGGTGACTGCGGCCGCCTCGAACTGGTCGACATCGGTCTGGACCTGGCGCCCAGCGACGTCGGCGCCCTCGACGCCGGGGACGTCGCGGCGTGCTGGCCGGTGCCGGGCCCGGACGACGACAAGTACACCCAGGGTGTCACCGGCGTGATGGCCGGCTCGGCGACCTATCCCGGCGCGGCCATCCTGTGCACCGGCGCCGCCGTCGCCGCGACTTCCGGAATGGTGCGCTACGCGGGAACCGCTGCGGGAGAGGTCGTTTCGCATTGGCCCGAGGTCATCGCCACATCGACCCCGGCGAGCGCCGGACGTGTGCAGGCCTGGGTCGTCGGACCGGGCCTCGGCACCGACGAAGTGGCCGCCGCGGCGCTGGTGCACGCGCTGGAGACCGATCTGCCGGTGATCGTCGACGCGGATGGCCTGACGATCCTGGCGGCGCACCCCGAGATCGTGCAGGGACGGACGGCGCCCACGGTCCTGACCCCGCACGCCGGGGAGTTCGCACGCCTTGCCGGCTCCTCGCCCGGGGCGGAGCGGGTCGCCGACACCCGTCGGCTGGCCGACCGGTTCGGCGCCACGGTGCTGTTGAAGGGGAACGTGACGGTCGTCGCCGAACCCGACGGGCAGGTCTATCTCAATGCCGCGGGGAACTCGTGGGCGGCCACGGCCGGCTCCGGTGACGTGCTGTCGGGCGTGATCGGCGCGCTGCTGGCGGCAGGGCTGCCGACGGGACAGGCGGCCGCGGCTGCGGCCTACGTCCACTCCCGTGCCGCCGATCTGTCGGCCCGCGACCCGGGCCCCGCCGCGGCGCCGACATCGGCGTCGCGCATCCTGGCGCATCTGCGAACGGCGTTGGCTTCGATCCTCTAG